From Jaculus jaculus isolate mJacJac1 chromosome 19, mJacJac1.mat.Y.cur, whole genome shotgun sequence, a single genomic window includes:
- the Prkab2 gene encoding 5'-AMP-activated protein kinase subunit beta-2 produces the protein MGNTTSERVSERHGAKAARAEGGGGPAPGKEHKIMVGSTDDPSVFSLPDAKLSGDKEFVSWQQDLDDGVKPTQQARPTVIRWSEGGKEVFISGSFNNWSTKIPLIKSHNDFVAILDLPEGEHQYKFFVDGQWVHDPSEPVVTSQLGTINNLIHVKKSDFEVFDALKLDSLESSETSCRDLSSSPPGPYGQEMYVFRSEERFKSPPILPPHLLQVILNKDTNISCDPALLPEPNHVMLNHLYALSIKDSVMVLSATHRYKKKYVTTLLYKPI, from the exons atggGGAACACCACCAGCGAGCGGGTGTCGGAGCGCCACGGCGCCAAGGCTGCCCGCGCCGAGGGCGGCGGCGGCCCCGCGCCCGGCAAGGAGCACAAGATCATGGTGGGCAGCACCGACGACCCCAGCGTCTTCAGTCTGCCCGACGCCAAG CTCTCTGGAGACAAAGAGTTTGTGTCCTGGCAGCAGGATTTGGATGACGGTGTCAAGCCCACCCAGCAGGCCCGGCCCACTGTGATCCGCTGGTCCGAAGGCGGCAAGGAGGTCTTCATCTCCGGGTCCTTCAACAACTGGAGCACCAAGATTCCACTGATAAAGAG CCATAATGACTTTGTTGCCATCCTGGACCTCCCAGAGGGGGAGCACCAGTACAAGTTCTTCGTGGACGGACAGTGGGTTCACGATCCGTCTGAG CCTGTGGTTACCAGTCAGCTTGGCACAATTAACAACTTGATCCATGTCAAGAAATCTGATTTTGAAGTATTTGATGCTTTAAAGCTTGACTCCCTGGAAAGCTCTGAGACATCGTGCCGAG ATCTTTCCAGCTCACCCCCAGGGCCTTATGGTCAAGAAATGTACGTGTTTCGATCCGAGGAAAGATTTAAATCACCACCTATCCTTCCTCCTCACCTACTCCAAGTTATTCTTAACAAGGACACTAATATTTCT TGCGACCCAGCTCTGCTTCCCGAGCCCAACCACgtcatgctgaaccatctctacgcGCTGTCCATTAAG GACAGCGTGATGGTCCTTAGTGCGACCCACCGCTACAAGAAGAAGTATGTCACCACGCTGCTGTACAAGCCCATCTGA